One genomic region from Phragmites australis chromosome 1, lpPhrAust1.1, whole genome shotgun sequence encodes:
- the LOC133928207 gene encoding rapid alkalinization factor-like yields the protein MPPSRALLAVAAAVLVLVAATTERGVAAQTTVVDPDSWAEAADHGAACTGTVEECVGGGAAAATRRELAGGGYISYDAMNRGRVPCSIRGASYYNCRPGAPANPYSRGCSAITRCRG from the coding sequence ATGCCGCCGAGCCGCGCCTtgctcgccgtcgccgctgccgtGCTCGTCCTGGTCGCTGCCACCACGGAGAGGGGCGTCGCCGCCCAAACGACAGTGGTCGATCCGGACAGCTGGGCAGAGGCGGCGGATCACGGCGCTGCTTGCACGGGTACGGTGGAGGAGTGcgtgggcggcggcgcggcagcGGCCACCAGGAGGGAGCTGGCCGGGGGCGGGTACATCAGCTACGACGCGATGAACCGCGGCCGTGTGCCGTGCTCGATCCGCGGCGCGTCATACTACAACTGCCGGCCGGGCGCGCCGGCTAACCCCTACTCCCGCGGCTGCTCCGCCATCACCAGGTGCCGAGGCTAG
- the LOC133886288 gene encoding uncharacterized protein LOC133886288, whose amino-acid sequence MAFNKKAVFVGFTLALLLVTYCAEAVKICTFNSKTFHGPCKSNKNCASACIHEGEENGTGYTGGHCSRKKWSLGPDGDDGFDLNWKKGPKCKCVKPCNGPSPPPGDEPPPGMKVSDWPVV is encoded by the exons ATGGCATTCAACAAGAAAGCGGTGTTCGTTGGCTTCACCTTGGCCTTGCTCCTCGTGACCTATT GTGCGGAAGCAGTAAAGATATGCACATTTAACAGCAAAACTTTCCATGGTCCCTGCAAGAGCAACAAGAACTGCGCGAGCGCGTGCATCCACGAGGGCGAAGAAAATGGTACGGGGTACACCGGCGGCCACTGTTCCAGGAAGAAGTGGTCTCTTGGCCCCGACGGCGACGACGGCTTTGACTTGAACTGGAAAAAAGGCCCCAAATGCAAATGTGTCAAACCGTGCAACGGGCCAAGCCCGCCGCCCGGGGACGAGCCGCCGCCTGGGATGAAAGTTTCCGACTGGCCAGTTGTTTAG
- the LOC133928189 gene encoding heavy metal-associated isoprenylated plant protein 35-like isoform X1: MASEPIEWQVLVLRVSIHCEGCKKKVKKVLQNVNGVCRCDIDARSNKVVVTASTKLDPNILIAKLRKSGKQAEPWPEQPMQQQQPPAESQSQEPKNQNDEPSKPNEPAEKPGADNAKASAAEPSNPQPALEPKQSTGETPKLAQESKDASNADASGNTGVETTAEAGQQQPEPKGKAKQQPEEKQPVDARVTVEYDRGVGSYVNRMPPPPQHPVHVMSYNVARPNPSASYYATAPAPAPAPAPMPMARPGPSQGYIDEHYTPSYYARSSPYEQYHYPPQPSPYRYQYQQQASTEDYYYGEPPQRSAFSPARDGYGDIFNDENANSCSVM, encoded by the exons ATGGCCTCAGAGCCTATAGAGTGGCAG GTTCTGGTGCTGAGGGTGTCCATTCACTGTGAAGGATgcaagaagaaggtgaagaaaGTGCTCCAAAATGTAAACG GCGTGTGCAGATGCGACATCGACGCCCGGAGCAACAAGGTCGTGGTCACGGCCTCTACGAAGCTCGATCCCAACATCCTCATCGCCAAGTTGCGCAAGTCCGGCAAGCAGGCTGAGCCTTGGCCCGAGCAGccgatgcagcagcagcagccaccggCAGAAAGCCAAAGCCAAGAGCCCAAGAACCAAAACGACGAGCCGAGCAAACCGAACGAACCTGCCGAGAAGCCCGGAGCCGACAACGCCAAGGCCAGTGCCGCCGAGCCAAGCAACCCTCAGCCTGCGCTGGAGCCCAAGCAGAGCACCGGCGAGACCCCAAAGCTGGCTCAAGAGAGCAAAGACGCCTCCAATGCTGATGCCAGTGGAAACACTGGTGTTGAGACCACGGCGGAAGCAGGGCAGCAACAACCCGAACCGAAGGGGAAAGCGAAGCAACAGCCTGAGGAGAAGCAGCCGGTCGACGCCCGGGTGACAGTGGAGTACGACCGAGGCGTCGGCAGCTACGTGAACcgcatgccgccgccgccgcagcacccAGTGCACGTCATGAGCTACAACGTGGCGCGGCCGAACCCGAGCGCATCCTACTACGCCACCGCGCCTGCTCCAGCCCCGGCACCAGCACCGATGCCGATGGCGAGGCCGGGGCCGTCACAGGGCTACATTGACGAGCACTACACGCCGTCCTACTACGCCCGGTCCTCGCCGTACGAGCAGTACCACTaccctcctcagccatcgccgtATCGCTACCAGTATCAGCAGCAGGCTTCGACGGAGGACTACTACTACGGCGAGCCGCCGCAAAGGAGCGCCTTCTCGCCAGCGCGAGACGGCTACGGCGACATCTTCAACGACGAGAACGCCAATTCTTGCAGCGTGATGTAA
- the LOC133928189 gene encoding pollen-specific leucine-rich repeat extensin-like protein 1 isoform X2: MQEEGEESAPKCKRCDIDARSNKVVVTASTKLDPNILIAKLRKSGKQAEPWPEQPMQQQQPPAESQSQEPKNQNDEPSKPNEPAEKPGADNAKASAAEPSNPQPALEPKQSTGETPKLAQESKDASNADASGNTGVETTAEAGQQQPEPKGKAKQQPEEKQPVDARVTVEYDRGVGSYVNRMPPPPQHPVHVMSYNVARPNPSASYYATAPAPAPAPAPMPMARPGPSQGYIDEHYTPSYYARSSPYEQYHYPPQPSPYRYQYQQQASTEDYYYGEPPQRSAFSPARDGYGDIFNDENANSCSVM, translated from the exons ATgcaagaagaaggtgaagaaaGTGCTCCAAAATGTAAACG ATGCGACATCGACGCCCGGAGCAACAAGGTCGTGGTCACGGCCTCTACGAAGCTCGATCCCAACATCCTCATCGCCAAGTTGCGCAAGTCCGGCAAGCAGGCTGAGCCTTGGCCCGAGCAGccgatgcagcagcagcagccaccggCAGAAAGCCAAAGCCAAGAGCCCAAGAACCAAAACGACGAGCCGAGCAAACCGAACGAACCTGCCGAGAAGCCCGGAGCCGACAACGCCAAGGCCAGTGCCGCCGAGCCAAGCAACCCTCAGCCTGCGCTGGAGCCCAAGCAGAGCACCGGCGAGACCCCAAAGCTGGCTCAAGAGAGCAAAGACGCCTCCAATGCTGATGCCAGTGGAAACACTGGTGTTGAGACCACGGCGGAAGCAGGGCAGCAACAACCCGAACCGAAGGGGAAAGCGAAGCAACAGCCTGAGGAGAAGCAGCCGGTCGACGCCCGGGTGACAGTGGAGTACGACCGAGGCGTCGGCAGCTACGTGAACcgcatgccgccgccgccgcagcacccAGTGCACGTCATGAGCTACAACGTGGCGCGGCCGAACCCGAGCGCATCCTACTACGCCACCGCGCCTGCTCCAGCCCCGGCACCAGCACCGATGCCGATGGCGAGGCCGGGGCCGTCACAGGGCTACATTGACGAGCACTACACGCCGTCCTACTACGCCCGGTCCTCGCCGTACGAGCAGTACCACTaccctcctcagccatcgccgtATCGCTACCAGTATCAGCAGCAGGCTTCGACGGAGGACTACTACTACGGCGAGCCGCCGCAAAGGAGCGCCTTCTCGCCAGCGCGAGACGGCTACGGCGACATCTTCAACGACGAGAACGCCAATTCTTGCAGCGTGATGTAA